A single Acidimicrobiales bacterium DNA region contains:
- a CDS encoding cupin domain-containing protein, protein MIVHDLSPNAVRNMARVDLATVAEEPPSPIGQFSFHDCLCGIGSFIGQPPWELHTAGDELLHILDGESHLTVLEGEQERECSLRAGDLLIVPQGCWHSNNAPHGVTMLYLTPREGNRHSWGHPADRQGTED, encoded by the coding sequence GTGATCGTCCACGACTTGAGCCCCAACGCCGTACGCAACATGGCTCGGGTCGATTTGGCCACTGTCGCCGAGGAGCCTCCCAGCCCGATCGGCCAGTTCAGCTTCCACGATTGCCTCTGCGGGATCGGAAGCTTCATCGGGCAGCCGCCATGGGAGCTGCACACCGCTGGGGACGAGCTCTTGCACATCCTGGATGGCGAGTCGCACCTGACGGTTCTCGAAGGCGAGCAGGAACGGGAATGCAGCCTCCGGGCAGGCGACCTGCTCATCGTGCCGCAGGGATGTTGGCACAGCAATAACGCTCCACACGGCGTCACGATGCTCTACCTGACGCCGCGAGAGGGCAACCGCCATTCGTGGGGCCATCCTGCCGATCGGCAAGGCACCGAAGACTGA
- a CDS encoding VOC family protein, which produces MTNTAPAPTIWPALRCRDGKGLIKFLSDAFGFEESLVVEDAGVVHHAELRWPLGGGVMLGDDREADGELQAQLPKGPLSVYVVCDDPDGLFERATAHGAKVLQGLKDEDYGSRDFTVRDPEGNVWTFGTYRGA; this is translated from the coding sequence ATGACGAACACAGCTCCCGCTCCCACCATCTGGCCCGCCCTGCGGTGCCGGGACGGCAAGGGTCTCATCAAATTCCTCTCTGACGCCTTCGGCTTCGAGGAGAGCCTCGTGGTCGAAGACGCTGGCGTCGTCCACCATGCCGAGCTCCGCTGGCCTCTGGGCGGAGGCGTCATGCTCGGCGACGACCGGGAGGCAGACGGCGAGCTCCAGGCCCAGCTTCCCAAGGGGCCGCTCTCCGTCTACGTCGTCTGCGACGACCCGGACGGGCTGTTCGAGCGGGCCACGGCCCATGGGGCCAAGGTCCTCCAGGGCCTGAAGGACGAGGACTACGGATCGCGCGATTTCACAGTTCGGGACCCGGAAGGCAACGTCTGGACGTTCGGCACCTACCGCGGGGCATAA
- a CDS encoding helix-turn-helix domain-containing protein translates to MPEPVVESVEGTPAPPLRSIIGGYLGYRIEDAPTIHRGLPSRYVTFIISLADQVDTVRMPDPRQPPAKFQAFVAGLHATPALIRQAGIESGISISLTPLGSRALLGMPAGELASTVVDLEEVFGSTGSGLADQLASAPGWHERFALLDGQLIDRLRDVAGPPPEVGYAWQRLVASHGAVAVAALADEVGYSRRHLNDLFARELGLAPKAAARVLRFERSRRLIEAAKGQGLAGVAAAAGYYDQAHMTRDWREIAGCPPTTWIAEELPSVQDAPVALGAD, encoded by the coding sequence ATGCCAGAGCCCGTCGTCGAGTCGGTCGAGGGCACGCCAGCGCCCCCTCTTCGCTCGATCATCGGGGGCTACCTCGGGTACCGCATCGAGGACGCGCCGACGATCCACCGGGGACTCCCTTCCCGCTACGTCACCTTCATCATCAGCCTCGCCGACCAGGTGGACACCGTCCGCATGCCCGATCCTCGACAGCCGCCGGCCAAGTTCCAGGCCTTCGTCGCCGGGCTCCACGCCACCCCTGCGCTCATCCGCCAGGCTGGGATCGAATCCGGCATCTCGATCAGCCTCACACCTCTCGGGTCGCGGGCCCTCCTGGGCATGCCCGCTGGTGAACTGGCCTCCACCGTGGTCGACCTCGAGGAGGTCTTCGGCTCGACGGGGTCGGGCCTCGCCGACCAGCTGGCATCGGCGCCCGGGTGGCACGAACGGTTCGCCCTCCTCGACGGCCAGCTGATCGACCGCCTGCGGGACGTGGCCGGTCCGCCACCCGAGGTCGGCTACGCGTGGCAGCGGCTGGTAGCGAGTCACGGGGCTGTCGCAGTGGCGGCGCTGGCCGACGAGGTCGGCTACAGCCGGCGGCACCTGAACGACCTTTTCGCCCGGGAGTTGGGCCTGGCGCCCAAGGCGGCCGCTCGCGTCCTGCGCTTTGAGCGCTCACGGCGGCTGATCGAGGCAGCCAAGGGACAGGGCCTGGCCGGTGTCGCCGCCGCTGCGGGCTACTACGACCAGGCCCACATGACCCGCGACTGGCGGGAGATCGCCGGCTGCCCCCCGACCACCTGGATCGCCGAAGAGCTCCCATCCGTACAAGACGCACCTGTGGCCCTCGGCGCAGACTGA
- a CDS encoding DUF1778 domain-containing protein produces the protein MPTKDHRRELRLSSTDDDLITEAAGLLGMTVSEFLLGRAVADAEAIVDDHQSVRLQRDSYDRFLAALDAPPKPVSKLVEQIRQSRALKHAG, from the coding sequence ATGCCGACCAAGGACCATCGACGAGAGCTCCGGCTGTCGTCGACTGACGACGATCTGATCACCGAAGCTGCTGGATTGCTCGGCATGACCGTCTCCGAGTTCCTCCTTGGCCGGGCTGTGGCCGATGCGGAAGCCATCGTCGACGATCACCAGTCGGTGCGGCTGCAGCGAGACTCTTATGACCGCTTCCTGGCCGCTCTCGACGCCCCTCCTAAGCCTGTGAGCAAGCTCGTGGAGCAGATTCGCCAGAGCCGAGCTCTGAAGCACGCTGGTTGA
- a CDS encoding GNAT family N-acetyltransferase: MRVERLNEAHDLSGFACGVKPLDEWLRLHALENQRRDLSRSFVLIDDTDVVIGYYALTMGGVVKGELPRRLWRGLPGYQIGMVLLARLAVDARRQGEGLGRDLMIDAIAHAAAAGQHAAGRLIAVDPIDESARRFYRRFGFRDIEGDEHGRMFIRLDDAIASFQAASDESSGGRPQ; this comes from the coding sequence ATGCGGGTCGAGAGGCTCAACGAAGCTCACGACCTCAGCGGGTTCGCTTGCGGCGTGAAGCCGCTCGACGAGTGGTTGCGGCTCCACGCGTTGGAGAACCAGCGGCGCGATCTCTCTCGCAGCTTCGTGCTCATCGATGATACGGATGTCGTCATCGGTTACTACGCGTTGACCATGGGCGGAGTTGTCAAAGGCGAGCTTCCGCGGCGGCTGTGGCGGGGGTTGCCGGGTTACCAGATCGGCATGGTCCTCCTCGCTCGCCTGGCCGTGGACGCCCGGCGTCAGGGCGAGGGCCTCGGTCGGGACCTCATGATCGATGCCATCGCCCATGCCGCTGCCGCCGGCCAGCACGCCGCCGGCCGGCTCATCGCGGTGGACCCCATCGACGAATCGGCGAGGCGCTTCTACCGTCGCTTCGGCTTCAGGGATATCGAAGGGGACGAGCACGGCCGGATGTTCATCCGCCTGGACGACGCCATAGCATCCTTCCAGGCTGCCAGCGACGAGAGCTCAGGAGGTCGACCTCAATGA
- the rplC gene encoding 50S ribosomal protein L3 has protein sequence MATKAIVGEKVGMTQVWDERNRAVPVTLVKVAPMRVVQVKTPESDGYAAIQVTYGLRRAKTLNKPQAGHFSSAGVEPGRRLVELRVEDSNAYTVGQELDAGILAAGEKVDVTAVSKGKGFAGPMARHNFKGQGASHGNHKKHRSPGAIGACATPARVFKGTKMAGQLGSERVTTLNLEVVQADAERELVMVRGAVPGPRGGLVLIREAVKGGRASEQADQAS, from the coding sequence ATGGCAACGAAGGCGATCGTCGGCGAGAAGGTCGGCATGACCCAGGTCTGGGACGAGCGCAACCGCGCCGTGCCCGTGACCCTGGTGAAGGTCGCCCCGATGCGTGTCGTGCAGGTCAAGACGCCCGAGAGCGATGGGTATGCCGCGATCCAGGTGACCTATGGCCTGCGGCGGGCCAAGACCCTCAACAAGCCCCAGGCGGGGCACTTCTCGAGCGCCGGCGTGGAGCCCGGCCGCAGGCTGGTCGAGCTGCGCGTCGAGGACTCCAACGCCTACACGGTCGGTCAGGAGCTCGACGCCGGCATCCTCGCCGCCGGCGAGAAGGTCGATGTCACCGCCGTCAGCAAGGGCAAGGGCTTCGCCGGACCGATGGCCCGCCACAACTTCAAGGGCCAGGGGGCGTCCCACGGCAACCACAAGAAGCACCGATCGCCGGGAGCGATCGGTGCCTGCGCGACCCCCGCCCGGGTGTTCAAGGGGACGAAGATGGCTGGCCAGCTCGGGTCCGAGCGGGTCACGACGCTCAACCTCGAGGTCGTCCAGGCCGATGCCGAGCGGGAGCTGGTGATGGTGCGGGGGGCGGTGCCTGGCCCCCGGGGCGGTCTGGTGCTTATCCGCGAGGCCGTGAAGGGTGGCCGGGCGTCCGAGCAGGCGGATCAGGCGTCATGA
- the rplD gene encoding 50S ribosomal protein L4: MSVLEGLTVPRRTTEGEEAGAVALDPTVFGVVPNVAVMHQVVTAQLAKARAGTHSTLTRAEARGGGGKPYRQKGTGRARQGSTRSPQWVGGGKALGPKPRDYSQRTPKKMVQLALRSALSDRAALGRVVVVPEWPFATPRTKDAVGALAALGLEGKVLVVLGPDDEAAARSFANLSQVQLVLSSELNTYDVLRNDWVVFTDATLPGSATAVETGEPKGGEEAAPTADGPSDEQPANGGAAPSAPTSETATDAGESGDGGEER, encoded by the coding sequence ATGAGCGTCCTCGAGGGCCTCACGGTCCCCAGGCGCACCACCGAGGGCGAGGAAGCCGGCGCCGTCGCGCTCGACCCCACCGTGTTCGGCGTCGTGCCCAACGTGGCGGTGATGCACCAGGTCGTCACGGCCCAGCTGGCGAAGGCCCGGGCGGGCACCCACAGCACGCTGACACGGGCCGAGGCTCGGGGAGGCGGCGGCAAGCCCTACCGCCAGAAGGGCACGGGGCGGGCCCGGCAGGGCTCCACCCGCTCGCCCCAGTGGGTCGGTGGGGGCAAGGCCCTCGGGCCCAAGCCCCGCGATTACAGCCAGCGGACGCCCAAGAAGATGGTGCAGCTGGCCCTCCGGTCGGCCCTGTCGGACCGCGCCGCCCTGGGTCGGGTGGTGGTGGTGCCCGAGTGGCCCTTTGCCACGCCCCGCACCAAGGACGCCGTGGGCGCCCTGGCCGCCCTGGGGCTGGAGGGCAAGGTGCTGGTGGTGCTCGGCCCCGATGACGAAGCGGCGGCGCGCAGCTTCGCCAACCTGTCCCAGGTCCAGCTGGTGCTGTCCTCGGAGCTCAACACCTACGACGTGCTCCGCAACGACTGGGTGGTGTTCACCGATGCCACCCTCCCCGGCTCGGCCACAGCGGTCGAGACTGGCGAGCCGAAGGGCGGCGAGGAAGCGGCACCCACCGCCGACGGCCCTTCTGACGAACAGCCGGCCAACGGTGGTGCCGCTCCCTCTGCGCCCACCAGCGAGACGGCGACGGACGCTGGGGAGTCTGGCGACGGTGGTGAAGAGCGATGA
- the rplW gene encoding 50S ribosomal protein L23, with translation MKDVRDVILKPVVSEKSYALLDDNVYTFVVHPTATKVEIRKAVESVFGVRVNKVNTLNRKGKRKRNRRSGAYGQRVDTKRAIVTLAAGDKIDLFES, from the coding sequence ATGAAGGACGTCCGGGACGTGATTCTCAAGCCGGTCGTGTCGGAGAAGTCGTATGCGCTGCTCGATGACAACGTGTACACGTTCGTGGTGCATCCCACCGCCACCAAGGTGGAGATCCGCAAAGCCGTGGAGTCCGTGTTCGGCGTCCGGGTGAACAAGGTCAACACCCTCAACCGCAAGGGCAAGCGCAAGCGCAACCGGCGCAGCGGCGCCTACGGGCAGCGCGTCGACACCAAGCGGGCGATCGTCACGCTGGCCGCCGGCGACAAGATCGACCTGTTCGAGAGCTAG
- the rplB gene encoding 50S ribosomal protein L2: MPLRKRKPTSPGRRFQTVSDFSEITRDRPEKSLVAPKPGTGGRNAYGRKTARHRGGGHKQRYRVVDFKRNKDRVPAKVAAIEYDPNRNARIALLHYLDGEKRYILAPARVGVGDILQSGQGAEIRPGNALPLRYIPVGSVVHNVELRPGAGGKLARGAGMSVQLVAKEGSFATLRLPSTEMRRVPIDCRGTLGQVGNVEAELVSVGKAGRNRWKGVRPQTRGVAMNPVDHPLGGGEGKASGGRHPVSPWGKKEGRTRARHKESDKLIVRRRRKRGARR, encoded by the coding sequence ATGCCCCTCCGCAAGCGCAAGCCCACCAGCCCCGGTCGGCGGTTCCAGACTGTCTCGGACTTCTCCGAGATCACCCGCGACCGCCCGGAGAAGTCGCTGGTCGCGCCCAAGCCGGGGACGGGCGGCCGCAACGCCTACGGTCGCAAGACGGCGCGCCACCGAGGCGGTGGCCACAAGCAGCGCTACCGGGTCGTCGACTTCAAGCGGAACAAGGACCGGGTGCCGGCCAAGGTGGCGGCGATCGAGTACGACCCCAATCGCAACGCCCGCATCGCCCTGCTCCATTACCTCGACGGTGAGAAGCGCTACATCCTGGCGCCGGCCCGGGTCGGGGTCGGCGACATCCTCCAGAGCGGTCAGGGAGCCGAGATTCGCCCCGGCAACGCGCTGCCCCTCCGTTACATACCGGTGGGCTCGGTCGTGCACAACGTCGAGCTCCGGCCAGGGGCGGGCGGCAAGCTCGCCCGAGGGGCGGGGATGAGCGTCCAGCTGGTGGCCAAGGAGGGCTCCTTCGCCACCCTCAGGCTGCCCTCGACCGAGATGCGGCGGGTGCCGATCGACTGTCGCGGGACGCTCGGTCAGGTCGGCAACGTCGAGGCCGAGCTGGTCTCGGTCGGCAAGGCGGGCCGCAACCGGTGGAAGGGCGTCCGGCCCCAGACCCGCGGCGTGGCCATGAACCCGGTGGACCATCCCCTCGGCGGCGGCGAAGGGAAGGCCTCGGGTGGGCGGCACCCCGTGTCGCCGTGGGGCAAGAAGGAGGGCCGTACCCGGGCCCGTCACAAGGAATCCGACAAGTTGATCGTCCGCCGGCGCCGCAAGCGCGGCGCTCGGCGCTGA
- the rpsS gene encoding 30S ribosomal protein S19: MPRSLKKGPFVDDHLLRRVDDLNGRGEKRVIKTWSRRSTIIPDMVGHTIAVHDGRKHVPVYITESMVGHKLGEFAPTRTFRYHAGQERAGRR; the protein is encoded by the coding sequence GTGCCTCGCAGCCTGAAGAAGGGTCCGTTCGTGGACGACCACCTGCTCCGCAGGGTCGACGACCTGAACGGGCGTGGAGAGAAGCGCGTCATCAAGACGTGGTCGCGCCGTTCGACGATCATTCCCGACATGGTCGGCCATACCATCGCCGTCCACGACGGACGCAAGCACGTTCCTGTGTACATCACCGAGTCGATGGTTGGTCACAAGCTCGGAGAGTTCGCGCCCACGCGTACGTTCCGGTACCACGCCGGGCAGGAACGGGCGGGGAGGCGCTAG
- the rplP gene encoding 50S ribosomal protein L16, which produces MLMPRKVKHRKQQRGRLTGVAKGGTVVRFGDYGIQALEPGWITARQIEAARIAMTRHVRRGGKVWIRIFPDKPVSQKPAETRMGSGKGNPEHWVAVVKPGRILFELAGVNEDLGKAAMERAIQKLPIKARFVLRSGLDTSGGEL; this is translated from the coding sequence ATGCTCATGCCTCGCAAGGTCAAGCACCGCAAGCAGCAGCGCGGTCGGCTCACCGGGGTTGCCAAGGGCGGCACCGTGGTGCGGTTCGGCGACTACGGCATCCAGGCTCTCGAGCCCGGATGGATCACGGCCCGTCAGATCGAGGCGGCCCGAATCGCCATGACCCGCCACGTCCGCCGCGGTGGAAAGGTGTGGATCCGCATCTTCCCTGACAAGCCCGTGAGCCAGAAGCCCGCCGAGACCCGCATGGGCTCGGGGAAGGGTAACCCCGAGCACTGGGTCGCGGTCGTCAAGCCCGGCCGCATCCTGTTCGAGCTGGCCGGCGTGAACGAGGACCTCGGCAAGGCCGCCATGGAGCGGGCCATCCAGAAGCTCCCCATCAAGGCCCGCTTCGTGCTGCGGTCGGGACTGGACACAAGCGGGGGTGAGCTGTGA
- the rpmC gene encoding 50S ribosomal protein L29 — translation MATATELRELDFDELESRLSEAKRELFNLRFQVVTGQLDNVSRIRQVRRDVARIRTILREQEIAAADAIEAATGRSEGKAGPGGRSEGTEEDRS, via the coding sequence ATGGCCACCGCCACCGAGCTGCGCGAGCTCGACTTCGATGAGCTGGAGTCCCGCCTGTCCGAGGCCAAGCGGGAGCTGTTCAACCTGCGCTTCCAGGTGGTGACCGGGCAGCTGGACAACGTGAGCCGGATTCGCCAGGTGCGACGGGACGTGGCCCGGATCAGGACCATCCTGCGCGAGCAGGAGATCGCCGCCGCCGACGCCATCGAGGCTGCCACCGGCCGGTCCGAGGGCAAGGCCGGCCCGGGAGGCCGGTCCGAGGGCACAGAAGAGGATCGATCATGA
- the rpsQ gene encoding 30S ribosomal protein S17: MSESSAAPAARPNRRKTREGRVVSNAMDKTAVVSVVERVRHPRYAKTVQRTKRLYAHDPGNDVRVGDRVRVAETRPFSKQKRWRVIEVMERAR, from the coding sequence ATGAGCGAGTCGTCTGCCGCCCCCGCCGCCCGCCCCAATCGACGCAAGACCCGTGAGGGGAGGGTCGTGTCCAACGCAATGGACAAGACCGCGGTCGTGTCCGTCGTGGAGCGGGTGCGCCACCCGAGGTACGCCAAGACCGTCCAGCGGACCAAGCGGCTTTATGCCCACGACCCCGGCAACGACGTGCGAGTCGGTGACCGCGTACGCGTGGCCGAGACGCGGCCGTTCTCCAAGCAGAAGCGGTGGAGGGTGATCGAGGTCATGGAGCGTGCGCGGTGA
- the rplN gene encoding 50S ribosomal protein L14: MIQQESRLRVADNSGAKEVLCIKVLGGSKRRYASIGDMFVATVKDAIPGAAVKKGEVVKCVVVRTKKEKRRPDGSYIRFDENAAVLVNETQQPRGTRIFGPVGRELRDKRFMRIVSLAPEVL, translated from the coding sequence GTGATTCAGCAGGAGTCCCGGCTTCGGGTGGCCGACAACTCGGGGGCAAAAGAGGTCCTCTGCATCAAGGTGCTGGGCGGATCCAAGCGCCGCTACGCCAGCATCGGCGACATGTTCGTCGCCACGGTCAAGGACGCCATACCTGGCGCCGCGGTCAAGAAGGGCGAGGTCGTGAAGTGCGTCGTCGTCCGGACCAAGAAGGAGAAGCGCCGGCCCGACGGCAGCTACATCCGCTTCGACGAGAACGCCGCCGTCCTCGTCAACGAGACCCAGCAGCCCCGGGGGACCCGCATCTTCGGGCCCGTGGGACGCGAGCTTCGGGACAAGCGGTTCATGCGGATCGTCTCGCTCGCTCCGGAGGTGCTCTAG
- the rplX gene encoding 50S ribosomal protein L24, whose amino-acid sequence MRLKKGDRVRVLSGKDRGKEGEIMRAFPAERKVIVEGVNVVKRHTRPTRAARQAGIIDKNMPMPVSSVAIVCSSCGPTRVGFRFDDQGRKVRVCRKCGSDL is encoded by the coding sequence GTGCGACTCAAGAAGGGTGACCGGGTCCGGGTCCTCTCCGGCAAGGACCGCGGCAAGGAAGGCGAGATCATGCGGGCCTTCCCGGCCGAGCGCAAGGTCATCGTCGAGGGCGTCAACGTGGTCAAGCGCCACACCCGTCCCACGCGTGCGGCGCGCCAGGCCGGGATCATCGACAAGAACATGCCGATGCCGGTGTCCTCGGTGGCCATCGTCTGCTCGTCGTGCGGCCCGACCCGCGTCGGGTTCCGCTTCGACGACCAGGGCCGCAAGGTGCGGGTGTGTCGCAAGTGCGGGAGTGACCTGTGA
- the rplE gene encoding 50S ribosomal protein L5, which produces MRQQYGAEIRDQLKGSLGLANIMEVPRLSKIVINVGVGRATQQASLLEGAVRDLTTITGQKPLVTRARRSIAGFKLREGNAIGCKVTLRGDRMWEFFDRLVSLAIPRVRDFRGLSTQSFDGRGNYTFGVTEQLIFPEIDYDSIDTTRGMDITIVTTARTDAEGLALLTAFGFPFRREGQ; this is translated from the coding sequence CTGCGGCAGCAGTACGGGGCGGAGATCCGGGACCAGCTCAAGGGTTCCCTCGGCCTCGCCAACATCATGGAGGTGCCGAGGCTCTCCAAGATCGTCATCAACGTGGGCGTCGGTCGGGCCACCCAACAAGCCTCGTTGCTCGAGGGCGCGGTGCGCGACCTGACGACGATCACCGGACAGAAGCCGCTCGTGACCAGGGCCCGACGCTCGATTGCCGGCTTCAAGCTGCGGGAGGGCAACGCCATCGGCTGCAAGGTCACCCTTCGGGGCGACCGGATGTGGGAGTTCTTCGACAGGCTGGTCAGCCTCGCCATCCCCAGGGTCCGGGACTTCCGGGGTCTGTCGACCCAGTCCTTCGATGGCCGGGGGAACTACACCTTCGGCGTCACCGAGCAGCTGATCTTCCCCGAGATCGACTACGACAGCATCGACACCACCAGAGGCATGGACATCACCATCGTCACCACCGCCCGTACCGACGCCGAAGGACTCGCCCTGCTGACGGCCTTCGGCTTCCCGTTCAGACGTGAGGGGCAGTAA
- a CDS encoding type Z 30S ribosomal protein S14 has product MAKKALVQKQQRKPKFKVRAYTRCRRCGRPKAVLRKFGLCRICLREMVHNGEVPGVTKASW; this is encoded by the coding sequence ATGGCCAAGAAGGCACTCGTCCAGAAGCAACAGCGCAAGCCCAAGTTCAAGGTCAGGGCCTACACCCGGTGCCGGCGGTGCGGCAGGCCCAAGGCCGTGCTCCGCAAGTTCGGGCTGTGCCGGATCTGTCTTCGGGAGATGGTGCACAACGGCGAGGTGCCCGGCGTGACCAAGGCGAGCTGGTGA
- the rpsH gene encoding 30S ribosomal protein S8, with protein sequence MTMVDPIADMLTRIRNANVAMHDTVAMPGSKLKESLADILQREGYIAGYESGDHPSRPGRLLEIKMKYTPERDRTISGLRRVSKPGLRVYTRADKLPRVLGGLGVAVLSTSQGLMTDREARKRRMGGEVLCFVW encoded by the coding sequence GTGACCATGGTGGACCCCATCGCCGACATGCTGACCCGGATCCGCAACGCCAACGTGGCGATGCACGACACCGTGGCGATGCCCGGCTCGAAGCTCAAGGAATCGCTCGCGGACATCCTGCAGCGCGAGGGCTACATCGCCGGATACGAGTCAGGCGATCATCCCAGCCGCCCCGGACGGCTGCTCGAGATCAAGATGAAGTACACGCCAGAGCGCGATCGGACCATATCGGGGCTGCGGCGGGTGTCCAAGCCGGGCCTGCGGGTCTACACCCGGGCCGACAAGCTGCCGAGGGTGCTCGGTGGCCTCGGCGTGGCGGTGCTGTCGACCAGCCAGGGCCTGATGACCGATCGGGAGGCGCGCAAGCGCCGGATGGGTGGCGAGGTGCTCTGCTTTGTCTGGTGA
- the rplF gene encoding 50S ribosomal protein L6 has product MSRVGRAPISVPDGVEVAVSGRQVRVTGPQGVLARTIPGDITLRQENSTLLVERPDDQRHSRALHGLTRSLVNNMVAGVTTGFTKDLEIVGVGYRANARGSDQLELALGFSHPVRVDAPEGISFEVPAPTRITVRGIDKELVGQVAATIRMIRKPEPYKGKGVRYRGERVVRKAGKAAK; this is encoded by the coding sequence ATGTCGAGAGTCGGACGCGCTCCCATTTCCGTCCCGGACGGCGTCGAGGTCGCCGTGAGCGGTCGCCAGGTGAGGGTCACCGGCCCCCAGGGGGTCCTGGCGCGCACCATCCCGGGCGACATCACCCTGCGTCAGGAGAACTCCACGCTGCTCGTCGAGCGCCCGGACGACCAGCGTCACAGCCGGGCCCTGCACGGCCTCACCCGCTCCCTCGTCAACAACATGGTCGCCGGCGTGACGACGGGGTTCACCAAGGACCTCGAGATCGTCGGCGTCGGCTACCGGGCCAATGCTCGCGGATCGGACCAGCTGGAGCTGGCCCTGGGCTTCAGCCATCCGGTGCGCGTGGACGCGCCGGAGGGCATCTCCTTCGAGGTTCCCGCCCCCACCCGTATCACGGTGCGGGGCATCGACAAGGAGCTCGTCGGCCAGGTAGCGGCCACCATCCGCATGATCCGCAAGCCGGAGCCCTACAAGGGCAAGGGCGTTCGGTACCGCGGCGAACGGGTGGTCCGCAAGGCCGGGAAGGCGGCGAAGTGA
- the rplR gene encoding 50S ribosomal protein L18, giving the protein MDGTTHREDLRTRRHRRVRKKVRGTPERPRLAVFRSNRHISAQVIDDLNGRTLAAASTLEAELRGQPTAKVTAATAVGQLLGSRARAAGVTRVVFDRGGFLYHGRVAAVADAARQTGLEF; this is encoded by the coding sequence ATGGACGGCACCACGCACCGCGAAGACCTGCGAACGCGCCGCCACCGCCGGGTGCGCAAGAAGGTGCGGGGCACACCCGAGCGGCCCCGGCTGGCCGTGTTCCGTTCGAACCGGCACATCTCCGCCCAGGTCATCGACGATCTCAACGGCCGGACGCTGGCCGCGGCCTCGACGCTCGAGGCCGAGCTGCGCGGCCAGCCCACGGCCAAGGTGACTGCCGCCACCGCGGTGGGCCAGTTGCTCGGGAGCAGGGCCCGTGCGGCCGGCGTGACCCGTGTGGTCTTCGACCGGGGCGGATTCCTGTACCACGGACGGGTGGCCGCCGTCGCCGACGCCGCCCGCCAAACCGGATTGGAGTTCTGA
- the rpsE gene encoding 30S ribosomal protein S5 yields MPDSQYEERTIKVNRVAKVVKGGRRFSFTALMVIGDGNGKVGLGYGKAKEAGLAVQKGIDEAKKNLFDVALAGSTITHPTIGESGAGRVLLKPAAPGTGVIAGGAARAILEMAGIHDILAKSLGSSNGINVAHATIAGLKSLKRPDEVARLRGLSPEEISPAGMLKAYQDRQRGGHVPTEVA; encoded by the coding sequence ATGCCCGACTCACAGTACGAAGAGCGCACCATAAAGGTGAACCGGGTGGCCAAGGTGGTGAAGGGAGGACGCCGCTTCTCCTTCACCGCCCTCATGGTCATCGGCGACGGCAACGGCAAGGTGGGCCTCGGGTACGGGAAGGCCAAGGAGGCCGGCCTGGCCGTCCAGAAGGGCATCGACGAGGCCAAGAAGAACCTCTTCGACGTGGCCCTGGCCGGGTCCACCATCACCCATCCCACCATCGGCGAGAGCGGGGCCGGGCGGGTCCTCCTCAAGCCGGCTGCACCAGGGACCGGCGTCATCGCAGGGGGAGCAGCCCGGGCCATCCTCGAGATGGCGGGCATCCACGACATCCTGGCCAAGTCGCTGGGCTCGTCGAACGGGATCAACGTGGCCCACGCCACCATCGCCGGGCTGAAGTCACTGAAGCGACCCGACGAGGTGGCCCGGTTGCGGGGCCTGTCGCCCGAGGAGATCAGCCCCGCCGGCATGCTCAAGGCCTACCAGGACCGCCAGCGCGGCGGTCATGTGCCCACCGAGGTGGCCTAG